A DNA window from Anastrepha obliqua isolate idAnaObli1 chromosome 5, idAnaObli1_1.0, whole genome shotgun sequence contains the following coding sequences:
- the LOC129249039 gene encoding tubulin gamma-1 chain-like isoform X2, giving the protein MLEDYASDGLDRKDVFFYQADDNHYIPRVVLLDLEPRVINTIMTSSHAKLYNPENIYLSKHGGGAGNNWASGFGQGEKLHEEVFDIIDREADGSDSLEGFVLCHSIAGGTGSGMGSYIMERLADHFPKKLLQTYSVFPNQDEISDVVVQPYNSLLTLKRLTNCADCVVVLDNTALNRIAADRLHIENPTFAQINNLVSTIMSVSTTTLRYPSYMNNNLIGLTAPLIPTPQLHFLMTGYTPLATENDPNVNVRKTTVLDVMRRLLQPKNMMVSSGPDKTNHHCYISILNIIQGEVDPTEVHKSLQRIRERKLAQFIPWCPASIQVALSRSSPYVQSNHKVSGLMMANHTSITSLFYRALAQYDKLRKRGAFLDQFRREDIFKEDLSELDNSRQVVDCLSQEYEAATRPNYLQWSPKDMVQSYQFSRLT; this is encoded by the exons ATGCTAGAGGACTACGCCAGCGATGGATTAGATCGCAAGGATGTGTTCTTTTATCag GCCGATGATAATCATTATATACCACGCGTAGTCTTACTCGACTTAGAGCCTCGCGTGATTAATACTATAATGACCTCCTCCCATGCCAAG CTGTACAATCCCGAAAATATCTACTTGTCCAAGCATGGTGGCGGCGCAGGCAACAATTGGGCTTCAGGTTTCGGTCAAGGTGAGAAGTTGCATGAAGAAGTTTTCGATATAATCGACCGCGAAGCAGATGGTAGTGATTCGCTGGAAGGTTTTGTGCTTTGCCACTCCATAGCCGGTGGCACTGGATCGGGTATGGGCTCATACATTATGGAGCGCTTAGCAGACCATTTccccaaaaaattattgcagaCATACAGCGTATTTCCGAATCAGGATGAGATAAGTGATGTTGTCGTACAGCCGTATAATTCATTGCTTACACTGAAAAGGCTCACAAACTGTGCCGATTGTGTTGTCGTATTGGACAACACTGCCTTGAATCGCATAGCCGCCGATCGTTTGCATATAGAAAATCCAACGTTCGCACAAATTAATAATCTAGTCTCCACTATAATGTCGGTGAGCACGACCACCTTGCGTTATCCGTCTTACATGAACAATAATCTGATTGGATTGACGGCTCCGTTGATACCAACACCACAATTACACTTTCTAATGACGGGCTATACGCCTTTGGCCACTGAAAATGAT CCAAATGTGAATGTGCGCAAAACTACTGTGCTGGATGTGATGCGTCGTTTGCTGCAGCCGAAAAATATGATGGTATCTTCGGGACCAGATAAGACTAATCATCATTGCTATATCTCCATACTGAACATTATACAG GGCGAAGTCGATCCCACAGAAGTGCACAAATCACTTCAACGCATACGTGAGCGCAAGTTGGCCCAATTCATACCGTGGTGTCCAGCTAGCATACAGGTGGCCTTATCACGCAGCTCGCCATACGTGCAAAGTAATCACAAGGTCTCCGGGCTAATGATGGCCAATCATACTAGCATAACCTCACTTTTCTATCGTGCTTTGGCTCAGTATGATAAATTGCGGAAACGTGGTGCTTTTTTGGATCAATTTCGTCGGGAGGACATATTTAAGGAAGATTTGTCAGAACTGGATAATTCAAGGCAGGTGGTTGATTGCCTTTCGCAAGAGTATGAAGCCGCTACTCGTCCAAATTATTTGCAATGGAGCCCAAAGGATATGGTACAAAGCTATCAATTTTCGCGCTTAACTTGA
- the LOC129249039 gene encoding tubulin gamma-1 chain-like isoform X1, which produces MPSEIITLQLGQCGNQIGFEFWKRLCLEHGISPSGMLEDYASDGLDRKDVFFYQADDNHYIPRVVLLDLEPRVINTIMTSSHAKLYNPENIYLSKHGGGAGNNWASGFGQGEKLHEEVFDIIDREADGSDSLEGFVLCHSIAGGTGSGMGSYIMERLADHFPKKLLQTYSVFPNQDEISDVVVQPYNSLLTLKRLTNCADCVVVLDNTALNRIAADRLHIENPTFAQINNLVSTIMSVSTTTLRYPSYMNNNLIGLTAPLIPTPQLHFLMTGYTPLATENDPNVNVRKTTVLDVMRRLLQPKNMMVSSGPDKTNHHCYISILNIIQGEVDPTEVHKSLQRIRERKLAQFIPWCPASIQVALSRSSPYVQSNHKVSGLMMANHTSITSLFYRALAQYDKLRKRGAFLDQFRREDIFKEDLSELDNSRQVVDCLSQEYEAATRPNYLQWSPKDMVQSYQFSRLT; this is translated from the exons atgccgaGTGAGATAATAACATTGCAGCTGGGTCAATGCGGAAATCAAA TTGGTTTCGAGTTTTGGAAGCGGCTGTGCCTGGAGCATGGCATTTCACCAAGCGGTATGCTAGAGGACTACGCCAGCGATGGATTAGATCGCAAGGATGTGTTCTTTTATCag GCCGATGATAATCATTATATACCACGCGTAGTCTTACTCGACTTAGAGCCTCGCGTGATTAATACTATAATGACCTCCTCCCATGCCAAG CTGTACAATCCCGAAAATATCTACTTGTCCAAGCATGGTGGCGGCGCAGGCAACAATTGGGCTTCAGGTTTCGGTCAAGGTGAGAAGTTGCATGAAGAAGTTTTCGATATAATCGACCGCGAAGCAGATGGTAGTGATTCGCTGGAAGGTTTTGTGCTTTGCCACTCCATAGCCGGTGGCACTGGATCGGGTATGGGCTCATACATTATGGAGCGCTTAGCAGACCATTTccccaaaaaattattgcagaCATACAGCGTATTTCCGAATCAGGATGAGATAAGTGATGTTGTCGTACAGCCGTATAATTCATTGCTTACACTGAAAAGGCTCACAAACTGTGCCGATTGTGTTGTCGTATTGGACAACACTGCCTTGAATCGCATAGCCGCCGATCGTTTGCATATAGAAAATCCAACGTTCGCACAAATTAATAATCTAGTCTCCACTATAATGTCGGTGAGCACGACCACCTTGCGTTATCCGTCTTACATGAACAATAATCTGATTGGATTGACGGCTCCGTTGATACCAACACCACAATTACACTTTCTAATGACGGGCTATACGCCTTTGGCCACTGAAAATGAT CCAAATGTGAATGTGCGCAAAACTACTGTGCTGGATGTGATGCGTCGTTTGCTGCAGCCGAAAAATATGATGGTATCTTCGGGACCAGATAAGACTAATCATCATTGCTATATCTCCATACTGAACATTATACAG GGCGAAGTCGATCCCACAGAAGTGCACAAATCACTTCAACGCATACGTGAGCGCAAGTTGGCCCAATTCATACCGTGGTGTCCAGCTAGCATACAGGTGGCCTTATCACGCAGCTCGCCATACGTGCAAAGTAATCACAAGGTCTCCGGGCTAATGATGGCCAATCATACTAGCATAACCTCACTTTTCTATCGTGCTTTGGCTCAGTATGATAAATTGCGGAAACGTGGTGCTTTTTTGGATCAATTTCGTCGGGAGGACATATTTAAGGAAGATTTGTCAGAACTGGATAATTCAAGGCAGGTGGTTGATTGCCTTTCGCAAGAGTATGAAGCCGCTACTCGTCCAAATTATTTGCAATGGAGCCCAAAGGATATGGTACAAAGCTATCAATTTTCGCGCTTAACTTGA